ttgtttttgtgtttgttttttttgtttttgtttttttttttttgtttttttgttttttgttttttgtttgtttttgttgttttgttttgttgtttgttgtgtgtgttgttttttgtttttttttgtttttttttgttgttgttgttttttttgtttttttttttgttgttgtttgttttttttgttttttgttgtgtttttttttttttgttttgttgtttttttttgtgtttgtttgttgtgttgttttgttgtgtttttgtttgttttttgtttttgtttgtttttttgtttttttttttttttttgtgttttttttgtgttttttttttttgttttgtgtttttgtgtttttttttttttttttgtttgtgtttttttttttttttttgtgttttttgtttgttgtgtgtgtttgttttgtgtttttttgttttgatttttgtttttttgtgttgtgtttgttttgtttgttgtttgtgttgtgtttttttgtgttttgtttttttttttttttgttttgattttgttttgtgtttgttttttttttgtttttgtgttgtttttgtttttgtgatttgttgttgtttttgtgtttttttttggttatttaacaAGACAATAATCTTCACcctcctttttttcattttacaacagCGTCCGAAGTTGATTGGAGAGGACGAGGCCCAGAGGTGCACTGACCGTCATCACATGACATACAGAACAAGACAAGAATCTTCACCCTCCTGTTGTGCAGTGGGTCAGTTTGACCCACATTCACTTACCTTTACAttgatgcatttggcagacgcttttatccaaagcaattcaCAAATCAATTAGCAGTTCAATTTGTAAACTGCTTAAAACACTCGTTTTGTTCATGAATGTGCATGCAGAGTGTCAACACAGATATATGTTGGAAAGATTGAACACATCTGGGTGATTGTGTTAGAGGTTGGTTTCCATGCAATTCACCAAAAATCAACACTTTGAAGAACAGCAGTTTATTGTAGCTTGTCAaagattaaaatatgaaataaatgagaACTTATTAAATTTAACACTCAAACTTTACTTGAAATGGAAGACTCAGATAGAGAATTCGCTGTCAGAGTTTCACAGTCAGACAATCTGTGCAAGGATGTTTTATGGTTAATAGTTCTTAGGATCTGAGTGTGAGATAGTGTTGTTTTTTGGTAAGCTGCATGGCCTCAGCACAGACAGAGTAGCCAGAGCTTCAGCACAGCAGGAGGGTGAATCCTGGAGCAGTAACCAGGGCTGTTCATCATTCTTGCGTCCAGCTGTCACTGATGGGTTTGAGCGTGTGCCGTTGGTCAGGGTGTCAGTGCAGCAGGTGTCGGAGCCCGGACACACCGCAGATGAAGTGCTGctggatgaggatgaggaggagctgAGGAAGGCTCTGGCTCTCAGCAGACGGGGCGTGGAGGTGGAGGACGAGGAGGCCGACCTGCGCAGAGCCATTCAGCTCAGCATGCTGGGTACGAAACACATCTCTGCCCCGCTGCCGTACCTTCACTTATGTGCTTTACCTAATTGCAATTTAGTGAAGGTTAGCTGACATCATTGTGAAGAAggtttattgcaataatattgtaCTTGtacttgttgttttttctttgccATAGAGCTTTTATTATGGCAGAAAACTGCAAGGAAACTTGTCTTTTGTAGACAATAGATTTAGAAACCATTCTCATTACAAACTTGGGTAGATGTTTGGCGcatgctgcatttattaaatgcacattataagtGACTGAAACTGACAGTGCTTGCAGAGATAAAGGTcatgtgaataaaaacagtgttatCATGAGCGGCTCACATGACAAACAAAGCGCAGGATACAACTGAAAAATAATCCCAGTTAAAAAACCATTAAGGACATTGTTTCCTCCCTTAAATTGTTTTCCAGGAacattttctaacattattaaatgcatgcataattttttgtgtaacttttatatatttattcaataaattgaATTAGAATAATACACTATAGGGCCGTTaccaatcaaataaaatcaatatcaacaaaatccatctttgcactTCAGAAGAATtgagatgcatttacacagacgTTTGATTCAATTGTAAGCTCTGGTTATGAGTGTCAGAAAACATCACATCCTCTGACATGATGACGATTTTAAACCTGGGAGATAAAAACTGAGCAAAGAAATGAACAGATGTGACCGTGCATGACCCTTTTAGGAGTTGTGTTGAAACTTCACTAGACACACAGTGCAGCTCTAAAGATCACGGTCCTCTGAAAACAGAGCCGCTCTCTGATCTGCTGTTCTTTCGCTCTTTAATGGGTGTAGGTGGCAGCGATCCCAGCGGCGCTGTGACGGCGGGTTCGTCTCATGAATCAGGAAGCAGCGAGGAGGCGGTGCTGACAGCGGAGGAGCTGCGCAGGAGGAGACAGGTGTACTTCGACAGGTGAGCGCTGGGGAGGTTGTGACGGTGTGAGATCAGTCAGTGCTGAGTGATGATGGTGTTCTGATCTCCTCACAGGCAGCAAGCTCAGCACAGCAGCTCCGCAGGTAAGAGATCCTCTCATCATCCTGATCACAGACAAGCTCCGTGAATCTGTCTCTGTGCTCATGATGACAGCAGGTCAGTGTGTCTGGGGGCTGAGGTGATGTTGTTTTGCAGGCGGAGAGAAGGACAGCGGGACCAAACCCAGCCAGTGACAGACGCCCTGGACCCGGCCTCTCTTTGGGAGGGATGGGAATCACATCTCCTCTCAGAACCGTTCGGGTCCTGCTGTGTAATAAAGGGACATTCGTTTAGCTTCGCTTGACCTCTTTGAGTTGAACGAGGTGAAAGGCAAGCGTTTCCCGGTACATTCCTCTTGCTCAGACCGTGGTGCCTTCGGTGTGGCTCAGAGGAAGCTGTCAGCGCTGCGATCACGCCTGTATTCTGGGACCACTGGGGCTTTATCTGCTCTTCTGCTCTGTGGACTGTAGTGAAGAACGTCAGCGGTGAGCGGCACGCGCCCTAGTTAGACAGCACAGTGTGCGTGAGGGCAGATGCTGATGTGGAGATCAGTCATCGTACAGATTCAGACcttccccttttttcttttcattcctcAGTCATCAGCAGCTCTTTTGGATCTAGGTTGTGATTTCTAGTGATTTTCACATTCTTTTCTATGATTTCATGTGTTTCTGAACTCTTTTAAGTGATTGGTTATACACACACTTATTGTttctcaaataaaaatgtttctttttcccCTGAGTGGATGTTCTTTGTTTCTTCTCTCTGGATTATTTTGATTCTGTTAGacgtcagatgatccttcagtgTTCACGATGGAAAAGGAGGAGTCTGTCAGTGAATGCTTATGTTAATATGATGAGAGATGTACTGTCAAAGTTATACTCTGAGTCAAAAAGTGAAGCATTCCCACATTTAATCATATGGAGTTGAAAGAATCACACAACAGAAGAgattattttcaatgaaacatCTGATGCACAGCCTTCATcaagcattcattcattcaagcatCAAGCACGAATTCAGGTGCATGTGTTTCCTCCTGCCTGAGACTGAAATGACCATCAGGTCATCTTCAGCTGCGATCATGATTCAGATGCTTCACTTGAGGACACAGACTTCACATGAACAAATGACAAAATCATcattcattcttctgtggaatataaaagtagtgttttgtccatacagtgaaagtcagtggttGTTTTGGATGATATTGACGCTCACTTTATGAGCAAAACtttggtgttccacagaagaaagagattTATACTGGTTtgcaagtaaatgatgacggaatcatttttgggtgaactatgctaTTAAGTTCATATCTGTTAAAGTCTGAATGAAATTGTGGCAAATTTCCCACAAtcattcttaaaggaatagttcacaccaaaaaccGAACTATAACTTGCTGAAaatgctcatcaatggatgctctgcagtgaatgggtgccgtcagaatgagagtccaaacagctgataaaaacatcacaataatccacaagtaatccacagcactccagtccatcagttaacatctggagaagacaaaagatgaaacaaatccagcattaagatgtttttaacttcaaacctgATTCAtggaatgttacatttctccaaatctgttcccgtgaagaaacaaactcatcctaatcttggatgaaATGAGGATGTGTATTTTTTACCATTCCTTCAATAAAGTACTGAAGACGTCATCAACACTGAAACTCAAAGCAGTGTGAATGTGCCGTCACTGATCTGTTCAGACTGTGTTTGATTGTTAATAGATAATCTCTGATGCACACTGAACTTTGTCTCTGCAAACAGTCAGAACACAACAGACGAGAAAAGATCCTCAGCAGCTTGTCAGTGAGTATAAATGTTACTTTAAGCGTGTATTTATAGTTCATATTTTCAGATCTTAGAGATGGTTTTATAGTTCAGTGTTTTGCCACTGTGTTTGTTACTTTCAGTACTAATGGGTTTTCTTCAGTAAAGAACAGAGTGAAGAATGATGTATTCTGGGTCCTTGTGTGTCTAATATGAAGCAACATGtctctaaaataatgaaaactcaatataagctgttttttgtATCCACAGGTCCAGGGATTTTTAATAATCGATAATAAAATGGATTTAAGAGTGCTGTTCACCCTCGTTTATTCCTCTGGATTTCTGTGCGTTCTTAAAAGTCAAGAGCCCAAAACTCCTGATGTCACGGATCTGGCCTTCAAAAATATTGACTTCGCCATGAACCTCTATCGCAAGATATCCAGCTATCATGACAAAAACATCTTCTTCTCCCCGCTGAGCATTTCCACGTCTTTCGCCACGCTCTTACTGGCCGCCAAGGGCTCGACACGCAGTCAGATCGAGAAGGGACTGAATCTGGACTCTCTGGACGGGACTGGACACGCCACGCTCATCCCACAGCTCTTTGAGCAGCTGCAGAAGAACATCTCGCAGGACGGAAAACTGCACATAGAGCAGGGCACGGCACTCTTCGTAGACGAGCACTTCAACGTGGAAACAGTCTTCAGCGATCAGATCAAGACGTTCTTCGGTGCCGATGTCAACAATGTGGATTTCAGCAAGACCGAGTTCAGCAAGAGCACCATCAACGAGTATGTGAGCAGAAAGACCGGCGGCAAAGTGAACGAAATGGTGACGTGCATCGAGCCGCTGACGCAGATGATGCTCCTCAACACCATTTTCTTTCAGGGTGAGTTTCTGTGCGTGAGACAGAGCGATGATGTGCACTGCCCCACTGGGATCTGATGTAAAACTCTTTGTTCTCAAGGTGACTGGGATCGTCCCTTCGACCCCAACAACACAGAGATGAGTCGCTTCTATGTGGACAAGTACAACATCGTTCAGGTCCCCATGATGGTGAAGGAGGATAAGTTCTCCACGGCTGAGGACCGCGAGCTGCGCGCTCGAGTGCTGCGTCTGCCGTACCGTGGAGGAGCGGCGCTGCTCATCGTTCTGCCCGACGCCGCGGCCGACTACACCGTCATCGACGACGAGATCAGCGCCGAGCGATTCTACGGCTGGATCAAAAACATGAAGCGCATGTGAGCCACAGACTTCAGCCGGGTGCACACAAATCCTGAAACACTCCTCCGATCCCAGTCCAAAATCTGTCGTCATCGTTCACTAGCTCGACATGTGCACCAACACCGAAATAATGACCACTGCAATCTCCTTCTACATCCAGTGTCGGATGTTTTGAGGCATCAAATCATCGTCTTTGCCATGCCATGatcaaaacacattgtttttgtttgctaGTCACCATTTCAGTTCTGCGTGTGGATGTGGCTCATCACGTCACGGAAAAACATACAACTTCTTGCATACGTCTGTTTTTAACGAGTCTAGTTCAgactacacaatatttttgttggtcactgtgtcagattacatgattttgactcctaaaatctTGTGTCGTGGACTACAGATTGTTTCCTGACCATTCATCGTGTGCCGTCTGTAACGACGCGCGTGATGTCATCGAGAAGGCGGAACTAGCGACTGACTTCCGAAAAAACAAGAGTGTAAACATTGCTGAAGTGCTTCCACTATCTTCgccagcatttttcttttttcgttcTGTCGCTATAGTCCCTCGATGACACGTCATACAGGCAGGAGCTCCACGAACCCTTCCTCCATCCCATAATTCCTCCTAGCAGCACCATCATCTCTCTTTAGTTTCACTGTGTTTGAAAACTGTGTATGAAAGAGCTTCTGTGCTGCTATTGGTCAACGTCACCAAtgtgaataaaattaaacatgcGAGTCTCTCTGTCATGATGTCGTGAAGCATCGCAGACGCAGAATCGGTTGTCGTGCACTATGACACGCCACACGAGCTGAAACGATGGAATCTTGCGTCCTGATGCTCATCGTCACACCCTACGTCAAGCAAATCGTGGCAAAATCGTGCTAAATTTGTGTAGTCTGAACCGGGCATTAATAGTCGTTGAGTCTGACAGTGATGACGAGTGAGATGCCCCGGTGTGACGAGGCTGGGATCATGGAGTACGATCATAAATCATACAGTGTGCATCCGGCTGTACAGAGCTGCTTCGCTTTACTTTGCAAACGATTAGTGAGTGTCACCATTTACTCTCCCTTGTGTTCCTCCAGAAACCCtgatcaacacaaaacaaagaccATTTTCACCTCAGCAGCATCATATCAGTGAATGAAACTGATGAGATCAGGTCCTCTCAAAGATCGAAAGCATCTTAAGACTGTAGTGCAGGACTGATGGTGATTGGCTGCTGTTACTGGAAAAGACATATGGGAGAATAAATGGAGGCTCATATTTGGTGGAAGTCTTTATCTAATCTCAGTTTAAAACATCATGATTTACTTTTATGCATGTTGCACTGTCTCTCAGAAAAATGGAGGTCCATCTGCCCAAGTTCAAGATGGAGCAGTCGTACGACTTGCATGAAATCCTGCCACATCTGGGCATCAGCAACGTCTTCCTCCGCTCAGCCAACCTGACCGGTCTGAGCCAAGACCCACATCTGAGAGTCTCACAGGTGACCGCAGCCTCACACACTGATCATAACACACTCATCACAGATGCTgacggctctgtgtgtgtgtctctctctctctatttctgtgTCAGGTGCTGCATAAAGCGGTCATCGAGGTGGACGAGAAGGGCACGACGGCAGCCTCGGCCACATCAGTAGGAATCACAGCTTATTCTCTGCCAGCCACCTTCATCGTCAACAGgcccttcttcttctttctgtacCATGAAGCCACTTCTAGCCTGTTGTTCATGGGCAGAGTGATTGACCCCACAAAGAACTGAGCTGTGAAGACGCTTGTGCCTCttcaacacacaccacacagcagcACAGGGCCAAACACACACTAACGGAGCGATACTTCAGACAGAACACATTACTAAACCTAACTGAATTGAAATCACAAAAATAGTGCACTCAGTGAACACACTGTACCCCCACTGAACATCATATTCTAAGAAATAAAGTGAAGAAATAGTTTGCACTCTGTCTACGTTATTCCCGCTGATGTTCACCTGTACTGAAGTCAGTCAGCGTCTCTGTAGTGTTTGAGGGTTAGACCAGgggtcctgcagagttcagtacAGAAACCATCTGACAGCGCTGTCTCCAGCGAgcttcaacactgttccagaatcaCACGGCCTGCATCCGTGCTGTGTCCCAAAGTAACGGAGGCCAGCTGGTAAACCTCACTCCGCTGATCTCAAGAGGTGCACTAGAGACTGAAGCCAGGGTCTGCGGTCTCTAGCCTCCTGTGCTGGCGACCCGGGTTCGAGTCCCACTCGGAACAAGAACGAGGTGGGGCGGTTAGGACCGGAGGGGTTACACCAGTCCACCTGCATGAACCATGCcctaaaatgtgcatttaatgaAGAAAATGTAGACACTTTTGAGTGTGAAGCAGAAGAGTAGAGAGGCTTTGGAATGTACTGACACATTATAAAATGTGCATTCTGTCGCCGTAAACCAACCTGTCAATCATCCTGTCACTGTTAACATcctcatatacacacactaatGTTTTTCACATCCGTTCTGAGCCACTTCTAAATGTGGTTTTAAACCAGGTATACACTATATCAGGGTGTCAAGCTCAGGTCCTGGAGGacccggagccctgcagagtttagattcaaccctaattaaacacatctgatccaactaatcaagtccttcgggcttatttgaaaactacacggtatgtgtgttggagcagggttggagctaaactctgcagggctccggtcCTCCAGGAACTGAGCTTGACACCTCTGCTCTATATGAACAATAGGACTGGAACACGGTCTGTAATTATTGTATTCAGGTTTTTCGATCAGACCCATTGACACAGGTGTATAAAATCAAGCACTAGCCATGCAGTTTGTATTTACAAATGTGAAAAATGGGTAATTCTTAAGAGCTCAGAGATTCAGAGTTGTGGTAGGATGCCACCTTTGTGATAAGTTTCAGCCCTGCTGGACACTCCACGGTCAGCTGTAAGTGGTATTACTGGAAGTCACAGAGCGGCTCGTCAGTGTTCTGAAGAGATCCAGTCATCCAGTGGCATTAATATCAGCTCAGATGCTGTGCAGGAGTCACGCGTGGGCTGGAGTGTGTAAAGCAGCAGatactggactctggagcagCGGAAACCTGTTCTGTGGAGTAACCTGCGGAGTCCTGACCACAACAAACACCTTTTGTGAGATCGTGAGCTAGGACTGTCTGACCTgcgctgacacaaagttcaaatgatttgcaatgcagTGTAGATGTATGATGTGACAGCAAACACATGGCGAGTGTGTAGAAAAGACAAGTGGACACTCAAAATATGAATCAGATGTGAATGGACCGAACAGTTTTGAGAGAGtgagtgataccatctttgttatagatgttggttcgcagtgagttcacagttttaacgtaagtttgctttaacataattttattttcaagatctgaggtacaATATCTATTGTTGGTTccactatggctataaagatcacacaaaataactcaactcacattagacacttttaacactgaataaagcacataatcattacctgagattatcactgtcatattttgtatgttgttcctgccgtGACGtctcagaaaataaaaactatttctaaaatagaattccgtGTCGATTATAGTCACGTGTCGCTGTCGCGGGAGTCAGGACAGAGACTGCATGGAAAAGATACTTTATATCGCGTCGCGTCTGTTTGGACACACAGTGTTACAGTTTGAGCcccaaaaagtataaaaatattaatgctgacagatctaataattgaatctgcagtTAGGAGAGAAGAtatccagtctggagatgagcagaACAGCTGATTTTCATGACAGACATGGAGATTCAGATTTTCAGtttgttcagttgtttttaatattcaacaaagttcttctgtatctaaactgtttgaataaaacagattactgggggggggggggaatctaaatatttatttcaatattcttttgattatttcaacaaaaacaacaataatataataattgtaacaataataataattttcatatatatatatatatatatatatatatatatatatatatatatatatatatgtatgtcagTGGCCCTTGACTTATTGTTGATCCTACATCTGGACATTTAACCTACATCTAAACATCTATATATCCAGTTCCCACTGGATTTCCAAGCCCTCACAAGGCAAGGGAGACACGTTTACCCACAAAGATATCTTTTCTTAATGTTGAATTATGAAGTAGATATTGCTTGTATGTGTTTGCGCAAAAACTCAGAGCTTCTTTTACTGAGGCTGAAACTTTATACACAGCTCAGAGATTCATTCAGGAGAACAGAAACTAGTTCTGAACCACTGGCCCAtggattttataaataaaatatctttgcGACTAAAAACTAGATACCTTTTAACACCACGGTTATATAACGTTGCTGTTTTTGCTTCCTCGCTTCACTAGAGAGACTGAACAGGTAATCATGTGTGGGGTGTGTTAAAGAGAAGCTGGGCTCGAACCCCTGCCCCAGAAAACTATCTTTCTACTGAGGGAATGAGGATATGGTCCAAATATCAGATCTGTGCATTAAGCCTTGCAGCGCTACTGTCGCCATTTTtgtagttctttttttatttgtgtttgtagttctgaagaGAATCCTTCAAAGCGCTGTGGGTAACATCGAGTGTGCATGTGGTGCCTTCAATCATGCTGAAAAATCATATTCTAGTTAAACACACACGAATGCCACCCACAAAGTCCTAATCACCAAATGTGAAACCCATGGACTGCTGAcacgctctttttttttttttttaacaaactatgCTTTGTTTTTGTGATCTCATTAGGATGGATAGAGTGTGTGGGACGGAGGCTAAAGTGACCCAAATCCCAAATGTTTTGCTCATATGACTCCGatctttttagttttaacattgtGAACAGCACAAGCCACAGGTAGTCTTATCTTCAGATCTGATGCAGGCCTCCTCCGTGTGTGGTcctaaacaataaacaaatacaccTCATACCCAACACACATCAGTCTGAACACTCAATTCAGATTTATCAAAGTGAGACTGTGGTTTTTGGAACACAGCCCACTTGAAttgctatataataataaaataaagcactttaaagcATGCTGTCGTATAGTTCTGTGTAGGGTAATAACTGCAGAAGTCTGATATATTCTGTGATACACTGCAGTGTGTAGAGTCTCCTGAAGCAGCCGGTAGACGGCGCTGTTTCTCACCCTCTTCAGATGAACCAATCACAGGCGACTCGGATCTAAAATTAAGATTGAAGAAACAGGTTCACGATTATAGTTTATGTAGAAAGCGGTGGATATAATAGAATTAAAAGATTCGTGCAAATGTCTCAATCAGACAGGAAATCCTCAGCTGCGCGCTGTTACTTTTCTCATCGCTGTTGAGGATGGACCAATTACAGTCGTCTGTGATTACAAATAAGGATTCATGTTAGATTTAAACGAATGAGTTTGGAGAGACCGCCCCCTTGTAGTAAACATTACACtttgttcaaatttttttttgttttctttgttattttattttgtcattattattattattattattacactaaaagtattatatatttaaaaacttccGAAGTACGAGTGCTTCCACGTGCTGCGGACAGCCTCTCTGATTGGTGGGTTCTTTCTGACGTCATGTCC
The sequence above is drawn from the Cyprinus carpio isolate SPL01 chromosome A17, ASM1834038v1, whole genome shotgun sequence genome and encodes:
- the serpina10b gene encoding protein Z-dependent protease inhibitor isoform X2 is translated as MDLRVLFTLVYSSGFLCVLKSQEPKTPDVTDLAFKNIDFAMNLYRKISSYHDKNIFFSPLSISTSFATLLLAAKGSTRSQIEKGLNLDSLDGTGHATLIPQLFEQLQKNISQDGKLHIEQGTALFVDEHFNVETVFSDQIKTFFGADVNNVDFSKTEFSKSTINEYVSRKTGGKVNEMVTCIEPLTQMMLLNTIFFQGDWDRPFDPNNTEMSRFYVDKYNIVQVPMMVKEDKFSTAEDRELRARVLRLPYRGGAALLIVLPDAAADYTVIDDEISAERFYGWIKNMKRIKMEVHLPKFKMEQSYDLHEILPHLGISNVFLRSANLTGLSQDPHLRVSQVLHKAVIEVDEKGTTAASATSVGITAYSLPATFIVNRPFFFFLYHEATSSLLFMGRVIDPTKN
- the serpina10b gene encoding protein Z-dependent protease inhibitor isoform X1; amino-acid sequence: MHTELCLCKQSEHNRREKILSSLSVQGFLIIDNKMDLRVLFTLVYSSGFLCVLKSQEPKTPDVTDLAFKNIDFAMNLYRKISSYHDKNIFFSPLSISTSFATLLLAAKGSTRSQIEKGLNLDSLDGTGHATLIPQLFEQLQKNISQDGKLHIEQGTALFVDEHFNVETVFSDQIKTFFGADVNNVDFSKTEFSKSTINEYVSRKTGGKVNEMVTCIEPLTQMMLLNTIFFQGDWDRPFDPNNTEMSRFYVDKYNIVQVPMMVKEDKFSTAEDRELRARVLRLPYRGGAALLIVLPDAAADYTVIDDEISAERFYGWIKNMKRIKMEVHLPKFKMEQSYDLHEILPHLGISNVFLRSANLTGLSQDPHLRVSQVLHKAVIEVDEKGTTAASATSVGITAYSLPATFIVNRPFFFFLYHEATSSLLFMGRVIDPTKN
- the atxn3 gene encoding ataxin-3, whose translation is MESIFHEKQEGSLCAQHCLNNLLQGEYFSPVELSSIAQQLDEEERMRMAEGGVQTEEYRTFLQQPSGNMDDSGFFSIRRPKLIGEDEAQRVSVQQVSEPGHTADEVLLDEDEEELRKALALSRRGVEVEDEEADLRRAIQLSMLGGSDPSGAVTAGSSHESGSSEEAVLTAEELRRRRQVYFDRQQAQHSSSAGGEKDSGTKPSQ